A segment of the Perca flavescens isolate YP-PL-M2 unplaced genomic scaffold, PFLA_1.0 EPR50_1.1_unplaced_scaf_1, whole genome shotgun sequence genome:
TTTATACAATTTGTTTCCAAACAAGtgaaatgaataatgaatgtTTTATTGAGTGTAATAACATGGTGTTGTTCTAGTCAATATTTACTATGCTGTAATGAGATGCCCCCCCCCCGCCATtggttgttgtgttttaatccaaacacaagctggatcctacatttcccacaatgcaccttTCATTAGAGCCTCCCTGCCTGCTGAACAGACTCCAGACCTCCAGACCATCATGTAACATTCATAACATCATCGtaacagtgagtgtgtgtctctgagtgtgtctgtctgagtgtgtgtgtgtgtgtgtgtgaataataattaatactaTCATAGTAACAATAATAACTCCTGCTGGTAGATTTTTCACTAAAACATGTTAAGTCATGTAGAATAATTTGACTGTTTATATATTGTGAACATGACcatgtgtttctgtttcagagcCCAACGATGACTCAGCAAACTAAAATAATCTGAAAACATCCTCATCATCtcttcatacagtatatgtttttatatatttatatttctggaggCTGAAACCTGTTCTAAATCTGTGTACGAGTTCATGTTTGGTTTAGTTGATCTGTTTATATATTACTGTGTGaaaatcagccaatcagagacagccTGAacaatcagccaatcagagacagccTAAAGACGTGGAAACACTTTAATGAAAAACATGTCAACACATGTTCACTTTAACTCCAAATAAAAAACCTTCTGTACAAAGTCAGGCAGAGTCTTTGGGTTTCCTGTCTCAGTCTGTAGTCCTTCTGGAGTTTGTAGTCCTTTCAGAACCAAACGATGACTCAGCAAACTACAACCTGTCCCTCTGCATTTCTTCTTCTGGAGAAGACTCACATCAAAGTCTCttcattctttcattcattcatgattCTCCAGGCTGAAatctgtttatgaaatgttatgaGGTCATGTTTTGAGTCTATCTTTTCATTTCTGCAGAACTTAAAAACATCTCGACACAATTTAATTTtaacttcaaataaaaacacttttgtaCAAACTCAGGTGGAGTCTGTCTATCCTGTTTTGgtctcagacagacagaaagtgtctccctgcctgtctgtctctctccctgcctgtctgtctctcaggatgTGGGCGGGGCCTGTGGGACAGCAGTTAGCAGGATGTTCTCCAGGGTCAGCTGCCTGCTGGCGTAGCGAGACAGTCTGCTGGTGAAGCCGTGCGTCTCCAGGAAGTCCAGTCGGCCGCCATCGATCAGACGCTTACAGAGACGGCCCACGTGCTCGCGCTCGGCCGCCGTCAGGAacctgacaacaacaacaacaaacgcacaaacaacaacaaacacgcCTTTAAAACAGGGTTACAGGGTTAGAAAACGTCCAGAAAACGTCAAAAACGTGTCAGAAGAAGccctgagagagacagaagaccTCGGCTGTGTCTCAAAGCGCCTGCTGTCCTGAGTTTGAAGGATATCGTGGAGATAACGCACTGAAAGTACCAGGATGAGCCCCTAGAAAtggtcaaaaagttcagtgtggaacgatggacactACGCGCACTAAACGGACGCCATCTGGACTACGCAGTGGAAAGGGGCGGGACCAGGGACGtggaccggcagctgattggacgaacgagtcacgtgggtctggcttctcatCGGATTTCACAACAGAGCGTAACggggcttgttcagaatacgatctcatatcggactaaaatagttcaccgaaacatgtgaagagagaaatagcgtgtgtgtgtgtgtgtgtgtgtgtgtgtgtgtgtgtgtgtgtgtgtgtgtgtgtgtgtgtgtgtgtgtgtacagttgctgaatctgtcttcatttcagatcaacaaagttcagtttaaaagatttaactcagattttgagaggcggcgagcTGAGCGCTCCTCATTTCCGGAGAGTgttttaacatacagtacaggccaaatgtttggacacaccttctccttcaatgcgtttcctttttattttcatgactatttacattgtagattctcactgaaggcatcaagactatgaatgaacacatatggaattatgtacttaacaaaaaagtgtgaaataactgaaaacatgtcttatattttagattcttcaaagtagccaccctttgcttttttattaataagggaaataattccactaattaaccctgacaaagcacacctgtgaaggtaaaaccatttcaggtgactacctcatgaagctcattgagagaacaccaagggtttgcagagttatcaaaaaaagcaaagggtggctactttgaagaatctaaaatataagacatgttttcagttatttcacacttttttgttaagtacataattccatatgtgttcattcatagttttgatgccttcagtgagaatctacaatgtaaatagtcatgaaaataaaaaggaaacacattgaatgagaaggtgtgtccaaacttttggcctgtactgtaagtggTCCGTTTGGGACGACACTAACCATCCACAGTGGCACTACGGCAGGAAGTGGTCACTACGGCAGGAAGTGGTCACTACGGCAGGAAGTGGTCAGTGACCATCAGCAGTATGCTGACAGAAGTGttcggtttgagacacagccacagGGTATTGTCCCGTGTcggggtcagaggtcaacatTTACCCAATCACCGCGTCAGCCTCCTCTGCCGGTTCgtgctcttcttctcctctctgatTGGTGGGCTCCTGACCCTGAGGTGGAGCGTCCTGATTGGCCGGTCTGAGCCCACAGGTGGCCCAGCTGGACATGCGGCAGAAGGCCGAGAACTCTGTGGCTCCGAGTCCTCGCTGCAGGAAGAAGCTCCGCCCAACGTAGTGGCGCCACTCGCAGCGGTGGTGGCAGCACAGCGCCACCGCCACGCCCAGAACCGGGCCGGGACCGCCGGCTGGGGctggttctggttctgtgtctcgttctggttctggttctgggtcTGAGGTTCTGAGGCGTTTGGGGGGCGGCTCTGTCTGCTCTCTGGGTCCAGGAGTCTCCATCAGACAGCGCAGAGCCAGAtctgagagacacaaagacagtttacacttttgtgtttgtatatgtgtgtgtgtgtgtgtgtgtgtgtctttgtgtgtctgtgttacagTAAGTAACAGCATGAGTGTTAaggaccaatcagagaggagGACTGCTCTCACCTGTTGCTGCTCCACACAGGTGTTTCCCCACTCCGACCAGAGGGAGCTTCTTCTGATGCAGCAGTGGCACTTTacctgcaacacaaacaccacTGAAGAAgaacagactgactgactgactggctaACTGGCTAAGTGGCTGACTGGctgactggctggctggctggctggctggctggctgcagATGTTTGTCTCTTACTCAGATCCAGATGTTGAATGTCGACCTGCAGCCTCTCAAACTCAACTCCACCGTCCTGATGTTTCCCGTCCACCTGAACGCAACACAACAGATTTACTTTAGACCATACtgacaaacacattattattctaagtgtctgacaacattatgggatggatccctacagagatagaccttttagttcaAGAGTAAGattcttttagtttaacatgaaacagccccgaaatcaccatcaccaaactacaccagactccatgtaaataatcaggacttttagcgcgtatagagccagcatatctccaccagacccatgtaaataatcaggacttttagtgtgtatagagccagcatatctccaccagactccatgtaaataatcaggacttttagcatgtatagagccagcatatctccaccagactccatgtaaataatcaggacttttagcatgtatagagccagcatatttccatgtaaataatcaggacttttagcgtgtatagagccagcatatttccaatgtaaatgggtgaattaagggtttatttcacccaaaccagagtggtgattgttggaacagtggaaagatgaaccaagatggcttttgatagttttatttagtttctgtccactttgaataaagtgtgttttacgatgataaaagtcctgattatttacatggagtctggtggtgtTTGGAATTGTAACTTGTGGAGATTTTCCTGCCTTGAAGCGAGTGCTGCAGCGCTCCACCAGCAGAATCTGCACATCCTCCTGGGTCTCTGGGGTCTCTGATGTCTCCTGGTTCTCTGGGGTCTTCGGGGTCTTCAGGGCTTCGTGGATCCAGTGAGACAGTTTCCCTCGCCCAGCCCCAAACTCCACGAAGCACCGCCCCCTTCCCAGCAGCCCCAGCGCCTCCAGGTGACCTAAGATGGacgactgagagacagacacggCAGGCTGGGTCATTTAatcaactttaaaaaataaaccacCAAAAACGTACAAAGAGCCTTTTTTTTGAACGCCAAAAacattgagaaaaactgtaaaaagaaacAGACTAAACCGGTGTAGTAAGGTAGCTCGCCTGGTAGGGCGTGCGCCTTGTGTACAGAGGCCCAGTCCTTGCCCCAGCAGCCGCGGGTTCAGTTCCGACCttctgccctttgctgcatgttaccccccctccctttcatgtctaagctgtcctatcaaaaccGCTGAAAGCACCAAAGATGTCAACAAAATGGCAACAAAgctataaatataaaacacgTAGGCAAGAGACGACAAACGTTCCCGGTTACCGTGGTTACCTGCTGCCTGAGGTGTTTGTGGGCGGAGTCTCCGTTCTTCGGGTTGTTGAGTTCCTCCTGGAGGACGGGATGAGACAGAACGCTGTCCTCCACCTCACACTGCAGACCTACAGAGATGACATCATCATTACAGACACAGAACAggatgatgacatcatcaccaccaccacaggTACAGAGCAgcatgatgacatcatcaccacTACAGGTACAGAGAaggatgacatcatcaccaccacagGTACAGAGCAGCATGAtgacatcaccaccaccacaggTACAGAGCAGGATGATGACATCACCACCACAGGTACAGAGCAGCATGAtgacatcaccaccaccaccacaggtACAGAGCAGGATGATGACATCACCACCACAGGTACAGAGCAggatgatgacatcatcaccaccacagGTACAGAGGAGGATGACATCACCACCACAGGTACAGAGGAGGATGACATCATCATTACAGTTACAGAGCAggatgatgacatcatcaccaccacagGTACAGAGCAgcatgatgacatcatcaccaccacagGTACAGAGCAGGATGATGACATCACCACCACAGGTACAGAGCAggatgatgacatcatcaccaccacagGTACAGAACAggatgatgacatcatcaccaccacagGTACAGAGCAgtatgatgacatcatcaccaccacagGTACAGAGCAgtatgatgacatcatcaccacCAGGTGTGTGTCTCACCTGAGACGGCTGTCTTCAGTTTGTCCAACAGAGACTGAAGCTCTGACCGGCTACGCTCACACAGACTCAcctagaacacacacacacacacacacacacacaaacacacacacacaaacacacaacacacaacacacaacacacacacacacacacacacacacacacacacacacacatcaattaTCAGAAACTGAGCCCTCAGTGGATCAGAATGTGTCTCTGCAGACGTCTCTAATGTTGATTTGATGGTTGGAGAAGTTAAGGTGATTTTTAGGGAAGGTGTTAACAGGTGAGAGGTTACCTGAGGGAGGGTCTCGTCTCCATCAGCTGGTCCAGAGTTGATGTTCTCCACATAGtaaacctgcacacacacacacacacacacacacacacacacacacacacacacacacacacacacacacacacacacacacagataattaATATATCTGTTACATATTAGAATATTGGGACAGACAGCAGACATGTTTTCCAGCTGTGTGTATTTgggaaaatgtcacatttttcaaTTAAAACAAAAGCAACTTTGAATCGTTTTGGAGCCTAACTAGTTACCACATCTCtaatagagctgcaactaacgataaCTTTCATTACACTgtgacaatgacaataaagacctattctattctattctattctcaACCCGCGTGTGGcatagcctcgcgataacacgccacttttAAATCTAACTCCAGGTGGGTCATTaaacaggaacaggaagtgAAGTTTGTCTCACCGGCTTCGGCTTCTCTCTGGAGTTACACTTCTTCAGGTGTTTGTCCAGCTGGTCTTCACTCACAGTGCTGACAGGAAGTAACACACAGGAAGTAACACACAGGAAGTCAACACACAGGACGTCAACACACGCTGTAGCCGTATCCCCTCTAACGCACGACTAGCGCTAGTGTGAAAGCTGTAGCCGTATCCCCTCTAACGCACGACTAGCGCTAGTGTGAAAGCTGTAGCCGTATCCCCTCTAACACACGACTAGTGCTAGTGTGAAAGCTGTAGCCGTATCCCCTCTAACACACGACTAGTGCTAGTGTGAAAGCTGTAGCCGTATCCCCTCTAACACACGACTAGTGCTAGTGTGAAAGCTGTAGCTGTATCCCCCAAACACCCGACTAGTGCTAGTGTGAATGCtgtagctgtatcccctctaACACACGACTTGTGTTAGTGTGAAAGCtgtagctgtatcccctctaACACACGACTAGTGCTAGTGTGAACGCTGTAGCCGTATCCCCTCTAACACACGACTAGTGCTAGTGTGAACGCTGTAGCCGTATCCCCTCTAACACACGACTAGTGCTAGTGTGAAAGCTGTAGCCGTATCCCCCTAACACACCCACTAGTGCTAGTGTGAAAGCtgtagctgtatcccctctaACACACGACTAGTGTGAAAGCTGTAGCTGTATCCCCTAACACACCTACTAGTGCTAGTGTGAAAGCtgtagctgtatcccctctaACACACGACTAGCGCTAGTGTGAAATCtgtagctgtatcccctctaACACACGACTAGCGCTAGTGTGAAAGCTGTAGCCGTATCCCCTCTAACACACGACTAGTGCTAGTGTGAAATCtgtagctgtatcccctctaACACACGACTAGTGCTAGTGTGAAAGCtgtagctgtatcccctctaACACACGACTAGTGCTAGTGTGAATGCtgtagctgtatcccctctaACGCACGACTCACTGTTTGGGGTCCAGAGGACATGTGatcctcctgctgctgcctccctcctcctggaaaacaggaaacaggaagctgTCAACACTCAGCTGATGACATCACAGCTCACCTGTCATCAGCAGCGGCGCGTTGCTACGGTTTCAGCGTGGCGCAGCGAGCTTTGAGGTGTGGTGGGCGTGTCAGAGATGttagccaatcagcagagacgtgtttgTAAACTCAACTCACAGTGGTTGGCTGTTTAAATTAACGGTTCACTATGATTGGCTGAACAGGAATCAGGATTACATCAAGTCCCCAGAGACGAGTCCAGATCAACAGAAGAACATTTCAGGATGAAACGAGAGGGAGTTAGATGTTTAAGTGGCATGTGGTGGGTACTTCCGGTACTCCCGTACGCCAAATGGCGATTGTGTGTGAATTGAGTGTATTTCACGTGAAATCTAACGTTAAAAGTTATATTTGACGTATTACGGTGAAGGACGTGCCACTTAAAAATCTAACTCCTTCTCTTCAGGAAACAGCAGCAACCTttaaactgtatatatatatatatatatgtcaactTATCAACAGCTTTCAACaagacttctgtctgtctgtcttacagCTTTAAATCAAAGTTTAAAACCATTTTCAGAGctgatatatatacatacatacatacatatatatatatatatatatatatatatatatatatatatatatatatatatatatatatatatatatatatatatatatgtttaaaagATGTGTGAACACTCACACAGGTGATCTCAGTTATTGTGGCTGATTATTAAACTGCTCAGGTTAAAGGTGGCGGAATTTATTAGgttattttactttgaaaagcccgttttattttgaaaagcccgttttattttgaaaagcccGTGTTTGTCCGATGAAGCCTCAAAGCGCCAGACTCCCAGGATCAGAGCTCATGTTATCATGTGGTCTGGTTGCCTGGGTAACTAACCTCGGTGGTTGCCTGGGTAACTAACCTGGGTCGCGTGCTCTCCGCAGAACACTTTTCCTCTCGCGACGATCATTTTACAGAAACGTTTCTTCTTCTCCACGAAGAAGCCGCATCTGCCGGGCAGCGGCGCCGCCATGTTGGACAGTGACGTAGTGACGCTGCGTGCTGCGTTCGAGTGCTCATCCAACTGTCGGAAAAACTAGCACACACAACAGAAGGTAAATAATCAGGCTACAGAGAATACATACTGTCAGTGTCTCTGCCTCTTTCTGGCTGTTTTAAAATctgttttctcactgttttctgtctgttttctcactgtttttaagtctgttttctcactgtttttaAGTCTGTTTTCTGGTCatttttctgttggttttctcactcttttctgtctgttttctgtcttatTTTTACACTAACTCTTAAAGCTTTAACCCATTTTCAGAGCTGATATTatgtgtattattatatttatttatatactgtatgttttaatcGTTTTCCTCAGCAGTACCCTAATGCACTCCTCTCTTCTGATTGGCCATCAGCTGCTCTGTTctcctctctgattggctgccgcGTATGCCAGTTAAATCACTTTCCCGCCTCTTAACAACAGCGGGGCGGGGCTAACGATCGGTCGACGTCACTCGTGGACTGTCCGAAACCATGAtggcggcggcagcagcagcagcggagcGGGGCGGCGGTCCCGGAGCTTCTTCTCCCGGTTCCCCCGGACCCGCGGTGGATTACTCGGTGCTCGTGGTGGTCGGGGCGCTGCGGACCACCGGCCTGCTGGAGCGGATCCTGCGCCAGATAGAGTCCGGTAAGTTCTGCTAAACTTTAACACGAACCGAGCCGCTGCCTGCTGGGACTCAGGGCAGGAAGTCAGCGGgccctttcacaataaaaccgCTAACTGACGCTGAGTGACGCAAAATCTAATATCAttttaatactttcacccaggaaacgcgtgGTCGTTCCTCGcgagtgttttaacccaaactacgatctttttcctaaacgtAAACTGTCGTTTTTTTTGGCTAAAGTTAACTGCTGTCTCCGTAGCTGTGACGTCTCTACTAGCGTCAACGGTCAACGGgccctttcacaataaaagcccggAGAGAAGAGTTAACCGCGATGATGTCAGTTCTCCCTAAAATAACCAAAGAAGCAGTTTGTCCGGTTTCACAGCGACCGTTAAACATCACGAACTAACCGGCTTTCGGTGGTTTGCTCTGGTCGGTAACAGACACGTTTAAACGTCTCCCGGGGTGAAAACACGAGTTTAGCACAACAAGCTAACTTTGAGCTAACCTGCTGTTTGACACGCTTTATTAGAAACGCTGTATTACAGTTTGGTGAATTAATTCACTACTAACATGATGATGAAGgaggaaacacacagacacacacagagacacgtacacacacacacacacaaacagagatacacacacaaacagacacacacagagacagacagacacacataaacacaaacagacacaaacacacacacacacacacagacagacagacagacagacagacagacagacagacacacacacacacacacacagacagacagacagacagacagacatatacacacacagacagacagacatatacacacagagacacacacacacagacagacagacagacagacagacagacagacagacacacacacacacacacacacagacagacagacatatacacacacagacagacagacatatacacacagagacacacacacacacacagacagagatacacacacaaacagacacacacagagacacagacacaaacacacacagacacagagacagacagacagacacacataaacacaaacagacacaaacacacacacacatacgcacacacacacacacacacacacacacacacacacacacacagacagacagacagacacacacacacacagacagacagacatatacacacagagacacacacacacacagacacagacagacagacagacagacagacacacacacagacagacagacagacatatacacacagagacacacacacacacagacacagacagacagacagacacacacacacacacacacagatatacacacacataagagacacacacacacagacagacagacacacacacacacacacacaggactgcTAAAGGAGGAAACATGGAGCGTCACCACGTGAAGCAGCTGCTTCTGGTTTTTAGGGTTAAATGGAGATCTGCTGATTTCAGAGATGACTTCCTGTCCCTTTCTCAGTTATTTTCCCTCAATATTCAGACTTTATCCCCACAAGACATATTCTGACTTTTATAACTTTGTTTGTCAAATTCATGTTAACGTTCCTCTgaaacattcatttttttctgaatcACTTTTGAggagcattttattttgaaagtcccTTCCCCAGcagttgtttgtgttgttgttgtcatgttgtttctgttttaaaggaacacttctcatcttattgggactttatcttattcactgtaacccccagagttagactagtccatacatacccttctcatctcttattgggactttatcttattcacgcTGTTAGACTGTCCATggttctcatctcttattgggactttatcttattcacagATCCCCAGGTTAATGGTTCCAACATagccttctcatctcttattgggacaaAATAATTCACAACATGTTCCTagttacatgttgtgatttgtctGATGGTTctagcattagcttagcttagtagatcctgcaggtaaatGGTTCAACTAGTAACATGAGACAAAATAACCGTTCCTTTTACTGTTGtgaactgtaaaaaacaaacacagccgtcttctaactgtaaacaaaccggaactatattctcagacaggcttgctgcgagcatatcactccgcccaagtactatattcttccgcctgagaatatagttcctggtttgtttactggtagaagatggctgtgggtcatgtgaccttgttatttgaacacgctgtgactctacaaatcacaacatgtaaacaggaacatgttggagttattttgtcacttattgggagcagtaggattactggaaccagttatctctaggatctgtgctaagctaagctaatgctggagccatcagacagcgttacaacatgcacggagatgagaaggagaTGAGaagaataagataaagtcccaataagagatgagaagggtagtatggaactctgggggttacagtgaataagataaagtcccaataagagatgagaagggtatgtatggactagtctaactctgggggttacagtgaataagataaagtcccaataagtcggcgtgttcctttttaaaatagGTTAACagtctcacactctctctctcacgcacacacagtcataAAGCAGCAGTTACCTTCAGAATAAGTTACTGATAAAactgat
Coding sequences within it:
- the trmt13 gene encoding tRNA:m(4)X modification enzyme TRM13 homolog, with amino-acid sequence MAAPLPGRCGFFVEKKKRFCKMIVARGKVFCGEHATQEEGGSSRRITCPLDPKHTVSEDQLDKHLKKCNSREKPKPVYYVENINSGPADGDETLPQVSLCERSRSELQSLLDKLKTAVSGLQCEVEDSVLSHPVLQEELNNPKNGDSAHKHLRQQSSILGHLEALGLLGRGRCFVEFGAGRGKLSHWIHEALKTPKTPENQETSETPETQEDVQILLVERCSTRFKVDGKHQDGGVEFERLQVDIQHLDLSKVPLLHQKKLPLVGVGKHLCGAATDLALRCLMETPGPREQTEPPPKRLRTSDPEPEPERDTEPEPAPAGGPGPVLGVAVALCCHHRCEWRHYVGRSFFLQRGLGATEFSAFCRMSSWATCGLRPANQDAPPQGQEPTNQRGEEEHEPAEEADAVIGFLTAAEREHVGRLCKRLIDGGRLDFLETHGFTSRLSRYASRQLTLENILLTAVPQAPPTS